aaaatgttacaactGAGATGCAAAATTGCCTAGATGTAATCACAACGAGGATGGAAGATGCAGAGGAATAAATAGAATgaataggtgatatagaagataaaattatggaaaatagagaagctgaaaggaagagggaaagaaaactattagatcaccAATGTAGGCTTAGGGAACTCAGCGATTCCACAAAGCATGATAATACCCATATCATAGGAGACCCAGAAAAGGAAGAGTGAGAAAAATAGggagaaggtttatttgaacaaattatagctgagaactttcccaatctggggaaggaaatgggcattGAAGTCCAGGAGGCATAGAAAATTCACACCAAATCAACAAAGACAGGTCAAAACCAGGACATATCATAGTGaaagttgcaaaatacaaagataaagagagaattctgaaagcagctaggaCAAAATGTCCTTAagctacaagggtagacacataaggttaGTACAGACATGTCCAGAGAaatttggcaggccagaagggagtaacttgatatatttaaagtgctaaacGGGAAAAATATGtggccaagaatattttatccagcaaggctgtcattcagaataggagagataaagagtttccaagacaagcaaaaactaaaggaggtggcaaacactaaaccagctctgcaagaaaaattaaaggggaccctttgagcaggaaagagaccaaaagcaacaaagactagaaaggaacagagacaacctACAGGAATAGGgattttacaggtaatacaatggcactaaattcatatctttctgtaattactctgaatggaaatggacaaaatgctccaaacaaaagacatagCATATCAgaatggattgaaaaaaaaatacccatcaatatgttgcttagaagagactcattttagacccaaagtcacctccatattgaaagtgagggggtggaggaaaATTTATCATGCTAACGGACATtgaaagaaagctagagtagccatacttaaatcatacaaagtagattttaaaccaaagactataacaagagatgaagaaggacaatatatgataataaaggggtctatccaacaagaaagtctaacaattgtaaatatttatgcttccATCTTGGGAGAACCCATATATACAAAACAATTAATGACAAACATAAAGTaacttattgataataatacaaaaatagtaagggactttaacaccccacttaaaGCAGTGGATAatcatttaagcagaagatcaaggaaacaatggctttgaatgacacactgaaccagatggacttaacagatatattcagagtattTCATCTtgaagcagcagaatacacattcttctcaagtgcacatggaatattatccagaaaagaacacatactgggtcacaaatcagtcctcaacaaatacaaaaagacagaGATCATACCATGCCTATTTTCAtaccacaatgttatgaaacttgaagtaaaccacaagaaaaaatttggaaagatcacaaataaatggaggttaaagaacatcctactaaggaatgaatgggttaatgaggaaattaaagaagaaataaaaaaatacatggaagcaaatgaaaatgaaaacatgatagtccaaaacatttgggatgcagcaaaggcagacataagagggaagtacatagcaatacagaCAGGCCTTCctagagaagcaagaaaaatctcaaatatacaacctaaccttatacctaaaggagctggaaaaagaacagcaaaataaagcctaaagccagcataagaaggaaaataataaagattagagcagaaatcaatgatataggaattaaaaaaaaggtagaacaaatcaatgaaactaggagctggttctctgaaagaattaactaAATTGATAAACCATTAGCTAgatttatcagaaagaaaagagaaaggacccaaataaataaaatcaggaatgaaagaggagagatcacaaccaacaccaaggaaatacaaacaattagaagactattatgaacaattatatgccaactaattgggcaatctggaagaaatggataaactcctagaaacatataaactacaaaaactgaaacagaaagaaaaatttgagcAGACacaaaaccagcaaagaaattgaatcagtaattaaaattctcccaacaaacaagagaccaaggccggatggcttcccaggagaagtctaccaaacatttaaagaagagttaacgcCAATTCTGaaacggttaaaaaaaaaaaaaaaaaaaaaaaacagaaggaaaacttccaaactcattctatgaggccagtatcaccttgattccaaaaccagacagagatctcaataaaaagaattacagaccattatccctcatgaacatggatgcaaaaattctcaataaaatacagagcaaatcaaatccaacagtacattaaaagaattatttaccatggtcaagtaggatttattcctgggctgctaGGGTGGTTccatatctgcaaatcaatcaatgtaatacaccacattaataaaggaaggaataagaaccatatgatcctctcaacagatgcagaaaaagcatttgacaagacacagcattctttcttgataaaaaccctccacctTGTAAGGATAGagagaatatacctcaacatagtaagtgccatatatgaaagacccacagctaatatcatcctcagtggggaaaaactgagagctttcccgctAAGGTAAGGAACACAGTAGGGATATTCACTCTCACTACtgttgttcaatatagtactggaagtcctagtctcaggaatcagacaacaaaaagaaataaaatgcatccaaactggaaggaagaagtcaaacattcactcttcacagatgatgtgatactctatgtagaaaacctggaagactccaccaaaaaattgctagaactgatgaAGAACTGATATAGAACTGATGAATTGAGCAAAGTCACAGAATATAAAACCAACATacatctgttgcatttctatgcactgtcaacgtctagtgcgttggggtccctgggtaagggtTGTGAAAGAACCaggacacaggggatgcagagcaaaggcagcacttgcaactgcatgCTGTCGTTTATTTTCCACACAGCTATATACTTGCAGCAATCAGATAAACATAACAATGTGTACTTTCAGTACATAATGGGATTAaactaacatccttgaagaaagatacattaaagAATTCTCTCAGCCACCCTTCTTCTGGAGACAGCATGTTCTTGTCTCAAGAAGGAACAcctctaatctaggcaagagccacTTCCTGCTGATCCAGGCATTCagaacttgcaacatgagataaggggaagagaacattttctcttcctggccTAGGCCTGCCTGGCTGTCCTTAACCTCACTGCAGTCCTTAAATGATCCTGGCCTGCAAGGGGCCTACAAGCCTATACCATCTCaattccctcctttttcttttgttttaataaaattgccTTCCAGAGGGTGGCCATAGAATTCTGTGATGGCTTTAAATAGCAGAAATGTAACAGCATAAAGCATAAGATAATAACTAGTAGTACGAACCCCATTCCTCCTGCAGTGTGCCCTAAACTCTGAATGATACCTTTAGGATCCAGTCCCTCAAGTTGTTTAAGGAATAAATCGGCCAAGGTGGCAGCATCTTCAGTCTCAAATGGTCTACCAAACACTTCCTGAatatttgtatgtaaattattGATCATGTCAGTCGCTGACGAGTTACCTTCTAAGTATCTTTGGATGATGCTCCAATCATGCTGTGACGCATTGTATCTTAAATTGGTAACACAAAAGGTTGTGGAATTCCAATCGCAACGCAGCCAAATTTGCCTCTCTAGCGTCAAGACCTTCCTTCCTAACCAGCTCACAGTTTGTCTAAGGACATCTATTTGTGTCTGTAAGCGAGTATCTATCATTGTTTGTGAAAGCCAAAGGTCCCGAGAGTCACGGTGCCAATTTTCCACAAAATGTTTAGTTTGTAAAGATGTATGTAATGCTATACCTGACACCGCGGCTAATGTGGTAACTGTgattaaacttaaaataattgcCACAACAATGCCAACAAAACGTTTCGTGCGTTTCagcatctttttgaaaaattctaaaactaaGGTGTCTACGGGATTTTGCGCCCACGGTCGTTCTAAATTTACCGGAAGCCAAATGTGAGAACGTTGTTgcaaaatcataagagaatattctgGCTCAAATTCTATAGAACTATTAACACAAGAGTATAATCGACATTTAGCACAGTTAATTCCATTATCAAAGCTAAAATTCCCTATCAGGAATAAATATGGTAAAGGCACACATGCAGtcacattcatttctttaaacatgGTGAAGTTATAAACTGATGCAGAATTTGCTGTGCCAGAAAAAGTTCCATTGTAAATTCGAACAGTCTTAAGCGCAGCTGCAATTTTCCATAAGTGCGTCTGAATATGATCAGGAAATTTCTGATGTGATATACGAGGGTCTGCAATGCCGCCATCTCCCCAGGCCATCAGTTGATGATTCACCACTGACTCATTCCATCGGCTCCGTGGTGGTATCATTTGTCGCCTCGGCAGAAGATGATACAGTAAGTAAGGCACACAtagccaaaaataaattttcaggcGTGCAAGCCTTCCCTGTCCGCTGCAGGAttttttgcccctccccactaagCTTTTTTAATCTGCCCCCAGGTCGGCAAAGCAGTAGCAAATGTCTGCCGGCGGCGACGTCGTCCCCCCAGATTCAGGTGTGCAATGGCTTGTAACAGAAGCTCATCCTGGTCTGGATTCCCCATCCGTCGTCTGGCGGGATACGGTGCCGTTCGAATT
The sequence above is drawn from the Zalophus californianus isolate mZalCal1 chromosome 9, mZalCal1.pri.v2, whole genome shotgun sequence genome and encodes:
- the LOC113922837 gene encoding endogenous retrovirus group K member 13-1 Env polyprotein-like isoform X1, whose protein sequence is MIPPRSRWNESVVNHQLMAWGDGGIADPRISHQKFPDHIQTHLWKIAAALKTVRIYNGTFSGTANSASVYNFTMFKEMNVTACVPLPYLFLIGNFSFDNGINCAKCRLYSCVNSSIEFEPEYSLMILQQRSHIWLPVNLERPWAQNPVDTLVLEFFKKMLKRTKRFVGIVVAIILSLITVTTLAAVSGIALHTSLQTKHFVENWHRDSRDLWLSQTMIDTRLQTQIDVLRQTVSWLGRKVLTLERQIWLRCDWNSTTFCVTNLRYNASQHDWSIIQRYLEGNSSATDMINNLHTNIQEVFGRPFETEDAATLADLFLKQLEGLDPKGIIQSLGHTAGGMGFVLLVIILCFMLLHFCYLKPSQNSMATLWKAILLKQKKKEGIEMV